Within Caulobacter segnis, the genomic segment CGCCTCGATCTGGTCGAAGGCCGGCGACAGGGCCTGGGCCAGCTTCAGGCCGGCCTCGGTCATGCGAAGGCGCGAGCGCGGCCCTTCGGTCAGGGCCACGCCCAGATGCTCCTCCAGCTGGCGGATCTGGCGGCTGACGGCGCCGTGGGTCACGCACAGCTCATCGGCGGCGAGCGTCATGCGCCCGTGCCGGCCGAACGCCTCGAAGGCGCGCAGGGCGTTGAGCGACGGCAGGTGGCGGCGGGCCATGTGAAGAAATCTCACAGAAGGCCGACCGATAAGTCGTTATTCCGAGCGGCGCAACCGGGGGATAGTCGCGCGCATGCCGCTTCCCGCTCCTCGCTCCGACGGCCAGAAGGTCACCCTGCCCCAGGTCCTGGCGCTGATGGCGATCTGGACCGCCGTCATCTACGGGCTGACCGCCAAACGGCCGCCGGATGTCGAGCAAATCTCACTGAAGAGCAGAACCCCCGCCTGCGCCCCCAACGAAGGCTAGGCTCCAGATAAGGTTTGGGCCCCGGCGGCGTCTCGCGGCCGGGGCCCAAGGTCCGCCCACTAGGTCGGGGGGGCGTAGAGGGGCGGACGTGAGGTAAACGCCAGCCCCCGAACGTGGTTCCGCCACCTACTTCGGCGGGAGCAATTTTATTTCGAACAGCTTGGGCCAGAGCTTGCCGGTGACGAACAACCGATCCCTGGCGGCATCGTAGGCGATGCCGTTCAGCACGTCGTCGCGCTGGCCGGTGACGCCAGCCTCCTTCAGCAGGCCCGCCAGTTCCACCCAGCCGGTGACTTCCCCCGTGGCCAGATTGATGCGGGCGATGCGGGTGGTCTGCCAGACATTGGCCAGCAGCTCGCCCTTCACATATTCCAGCTCGTTGAGGTTTCGCACCGGCACGCCGTGGTCGGTGACCTCGATGCGGCCGGTCTCCTTCAGGGTCTCCGGATCCAGGAAGCGGATGAACGAGGTGCCGTCGCTCATGATCAGCCGCTTGTCGTCGCGGGTCAGGGCCCAGCCCTCGCCCGGATAGCTGAACTCGCCGATCTTCTCGAAGGTGTCGATGTCGTAGATGAAGCCGATCTCGTCGGTCCAGGTCAGCTCGTAGAGGCGGTTCTTCCAGTCGACGATGCCCTCGCCGAAATAGCGGCTGTCCAGCAGGCGCTCCTGCTCGGAAAAGCCTGTCTCGAGGTTCCACTTGCGGATGAACGAGCGGTCCTTCAGGCCCGTGCTCTCGAACATGAAGCCGTCGCGATAGAACAGGCCCTCGGTGAAGGCGTTGGCGTCGTGCGGATAGGCCTTCACGACCGTATATCCGCCAACGGGCGCGGTGGCGGCGCGCGAGACAGGCGCGCAGGCGGTCAGGGCGACCGCCAGCAGGGCGCCGCTCAGACGACGAAGCAGGCGCACCTAGATTTCGTACGAATAGACGGTTTCGGCCAGGGTGTGGTCCATGGTCCGGGCCGGCTCCTCGCAGGTCGGGCAGTTGACCAGGCGGGCGGGCACGCCGGCGGCCGTGCAATGGGCCGGCACCGGGCGCAGCACCACAGAGCCGGAGGCTATCTTGGCGTAGTCGCCGACCGTGATGTTGCCCAGCACCTTGGCGCCCGCGCCCAGCAGGACGCCGTTGCCGATCTTGGGATGACGATCGCCGCGATCGGCGCCGGTGCCGCCCAGGGTCACGCCGTGCAGCATCGAGACGTCGTCGCCGACCACCGCGGTCTCGCCGATGACGATGCCGGTGCCGTGGTCGATGAACACGCCCTTGCCGATGCGGGCGGCCGGATTGATGTCGACCTGGAAGACCTCGCTGGCCCGGCTCTGCAGGTAGAAGGCCAGGGTCTCGCGCCCTTGCGTCCACAGCCAGTGCGAGACGCGGTGGGTCTGCAGGGCGGCGAAGCCCTTGAAGAACAGGAACGGCTGGACATAGCCCTTGCAGGCCGGATCGCGCTCGAACACCGCCTTGAGGTCGGCCTCGGCCGCCTCGACGATCGAGGGATCGTTCTTGAACGCGTCGGCGGCGAACTCGCGCGCGGTCATGGCTCGCAGTTCCTGGTCGCCCAGCTTGCGCGCCAGCTGGAAGCTCAGCGCGTCGGCCAGGTTGTCGTGGCTCAGCACCACGGCGTTCAGCAGCGAAGCCAGGGCCGGCTCGGCCTTGGCGGCGTGTTCGGCCTGGTTGCGCAGCGCCACCCAGACCGGGGTCTCGGTGTCAGGCGTCACGACTTCCAAAGGCTTGGCCATCGGGCTCTCCCTTCCCAGAAGGCTAGCGGATAGAGCATCCTTATACGAAATGCTCCACAAATCCCTCACGGAAGTTCGGCGTCCAAGGACGCCGCGCCAAACATGCGGACATCGCTCAGATCAGGGCTGAAGCGCCGGCGTCAAGGTCTCGACGAAGAAAGAAACGATCTCGCCGGTGCGTTCCAGCGGGTTCAAGCCCTCGCCGCCGCCGGCCAGCATGGCCGAAAGCGTGCTGCTGGACTTCGTGTCAGGGCCCATCGGAACGACGTCTGAAATCACCCCGCACTGCATCGTCCGCATCGCTCGCCCCGACGAATTGATCCGCGCGGCGGCGTAGAGGTGGGCGCAGTCCAGGTTGACGATATCGCACCCTTCCAGCCGATAGGCGTCCAGCGTGGCGTCATATTCGCGATAGATCGCATCGCCCGTGGCCACGCGCACCGGGTGCAATGGGGCCGAGCCAGGCCATGCGGCCATCGTCGCGTCGATCAGTCTCTGGTCCGCTCGCAGGATGCGCGCGCCGGTGTAATGCGGGGTCGTGCCGTCCGCCGCCAGAGTGTCCTCGGCCAGATAGAAGTCGCCCATGCCCAGGTCGCGGGTCCCCAAGCCTCCGGCCAGGCCATAGGCCAGGATCAGCTCGATCCCGTAATAGGCCAGTTCCTCGGCCGTCGAGCTGGACACCGGTCCGCCATAGACGTGGGCAAGGGACAGGAACCGTCGCCCGCCGTGGCTCAGCAGCCGGACGCTGTCGGGCGACACGTGAATGAAGTGCTGGTCCTCGACCCGTTCCGGATTATAGCGGTCCAGGGCCGAAGGCGGCGGGCAGTAGCCGACCAGGGCCACCTTGACGTCGCCGAAGACATCGGGCGCGAACCGGCGACCGACCAGGGATTGTGGCGTCAGGTGGGGCGTCTTGGAGATCTGCATGGCCGCGCTTCTGGCCGAAAACGCGGCCAGCAAACACGATCAGGATCAATTCCGCGCCTAAAGGATCAGGGCCGCCAGTTCGGCGGGCAGGTCGCCGCGCACCGCCATCAGGTGGACCCGCAGCAGCAGCGCCACGGTGATGGCGTCGGGCATGTGGCCGTCGACCGCCGCGTCCAGCGCCTCGCGGAACGGCACGCGGGCCACGGCCAGGTCCTCGGTCTCGTCCGGCGCGGTTTCGGTGGGCGACAGATCCATCGCCAGGAAGCCGGTCGCGATCTCATCGGTGACCGAATTGGACAGCTCCATGCGCAGGATCTGGCGCCAGTCGGCGGCTCGCAGCCCCACCTCCTCGGCCAGCTCACGTCTGGCGCCGTCCAGCGGATCTTCGCCATGCGGCGCGCCGCCCTCGGGCAGCTCCCAGCTGTAGTTGGCGAGGCTGAAACGGTTCTGGCCGACCAGGGTCACTGTGCCGTCGGCGTGCAAAGGCAGAACGCCGATCGCCTGGTTCTTGAAGCCGATCTTGCCGTACAGCGCCGGGCGCCCCGTTGGCGCGATCGCCTGGTATTCGGTCACGGTGATCCAGGGATTGTCGTACACGACTTGACTGGACGAGACTCCCCACGGCCTTCCGTGCGGCTTCAACCAGGCGGGCTTTTCGGACATCGGGCGCTCGCGACTTGTGGCGGCCGGGGCGCGGCCATAGGTGTGCGGTCTATAACGCTTCGGAGATGACGTCTTGGCAGGTTCCGTTCCCCCCGCCCCCGAATTTGGCGAAACGCTGCCGGTCGAGGCGTCGCCCGAGGTTGTCGCCTTCCTGGCGCGCCGCCGCTCGGCCAGCGCCATGGCCCTGGCCGCGCCGGGTCCGGACGCGGACCAGCTGGCCGACATCCTGCGCCTGGCCGCCCGCGTGCCCGACCACGGCAAGCTGGCCCCCTGGCGGTTCGTGATCCTGCAAGGCCCGGCCAAGGACGTCTTCGCCGAGCGGATCACCCAGCTGGCCGACAGCCAGGCCAACCCGACCAAGGCCAAGGCCGCCCTGCGCAAGCTGACCCGACCGCCTGTCGCGGTGGCCGTGATCTCGCGCTTCATTCCCGGCGAGATCCCCGAGTGGGAGCAGCGCCAGAGCGCCTCGGCGGTCTGCCACCAGATGCTGCTGGCCGCCGCCGCGCTGGGCTGGGGCGCCAACTGGATTACCGACTGGTACAGCTATGACCCGCGCGCCACGACGATCCTGGGCCTGGCCGAGGGCGAGCAGGTCGCCGGCTATCTCTACCTGGGCACGACCACCGAGCAGCCGCAGGAACGCGTGCGTCCCGACGTGGCGGCGATCACCAGCGAATGGAGCCCAGCCTGAGGCTGGAGCGTTCGTTCTTCGACAGACGCAGGAGACCAAGATGGCGCGACGCAAGGATCCCTGGACCAGCCTGGCCTTCGACACATGGGCCTTGGGACTGGAGGCCTCCAGCGTCATCGGCCTGCGCATGATGAAGCTGGCGGCCGGCGGCGCGGCCGCCCAGGCCGAGGCCCAGCTGATGGTCGGCGAAAAGGTGACGGCCGCCATGACCCTGCCGATGATGGCCATGACCGGCCAACTGGGCGCCTCGGCCCCGGCCATAGCTTCGGGATCGCTGGCGCATCTGCGCAGGAAGGTGCGGGCCAATAGGCGTCGGCTGGCGAAGAGCTAGGCGCCCTCCAGGCACCCCAGCCCCAGCCGCGCCTGCACCGCCTTCACATAGGTCGGCCCCACAGGTACGGCGACGCCGTCGCGCAGCACCAGGGCGATCAGGCCCTTGCCCAGGCGGTTGACCGCCTCGACCCGATCCGGACTGACGAAGGCGGAGCGGTGGACGCGGATCATCTTGGCCGGATCCAGGGCCTGTTCCAGCGCGCTCATGGTGATGCGGTGGATGTGGCTGCGGGTAGCTGTATGCAGCAGGACGTAGTCCTTGGCCGCCTCGATCCAGTCGATCTCGGCGACCGCGACGCGCACATGACCCTGGCGCGTGGCGACCCAGATGCCGTCCAGATCGTTCTCGCGCACCGGCGCGGCCTCTGCCAGCTCGAAGGCCTTCCGCAGGGTGCGGCGACGGCGCGCCCGCTCGACGGCCTGGCGCAGCCGGTCGAACCGCACGGGTTTCAGCAGGTAGTCGGCGGCCTCCACCGCGAAGGCGTCGGCGGCGTAGACCTCGAAGGCGGTCACGAAGACGATCTCCGGCCGGGTCTCGGTCGCCAGCTCGGAGGCCAGGGCCAGACCGCTCAGTTCGGGCATCTGGATGTCCAGCATGACCAGGTCCGGCGCCAGTTCGGCGATCGCCTGGCCAGCCTCGCGGCCGTTCCGGGCCACGCCGACCAGCCGGGTGTCGGGGATCTGGGCGAACAAGGCCGACAGTCGTTCCAGCGCCGCAGGCTCGTCGTCGACCAGCAGGACCTTCAGCTCCATCACGCCGCCCTCGCCCGGGTCGTGGCGTCCAGTTGCAAGGGAATACGGACCAGCACCAGGAAGCCGCGCTCGCGCGGGGCCGCCTGCAGCACGCCCCGCGCGCCGTACAGCGCTTCCAGCCGCTGACGGACATTGGTCAGACCCACGCCCATACCCTCGGCTTTCCGGCCCTCCGCTTGATGCGTCAGGACCTCGCCGTCGTCCTCGACGATCACCACCAGATCCTCGCCGTCGCGCGAGACCTCCAGCCGGATGGTCACCGGCCGGCTGGTCGGGGCCACGCCGTGCTTGACCGCGTTCTCGATCAGCGGCTGCAGGATGAAGCTGGGCACGACCGCCACGCTCAGCGCGTCGGGGCACGAAAACTCCAGCCCCAGGCGGTCACGGAAGCGCACGCTTTCGATCTCCAGATAGGCCTGCAGGGTGGCCAGTTCGTCCTCCAGCGGGATCATCGCCTGGGGATCGGCCGCCAGGGTCAGGCGCAGGAACTCGGCCAGGCGCGCCAGCATCGACTCGGCCTCGTCGTTACGGCCGGTGATCACCGACGCGGAAACGGCGTTCAGCGTGTTGAACAGGAAGTGCGGATTGAGCTGGTAGCGCAGCGCCGCCAGACGCGCGGCGCTGGCCTGGGCCTCGGCGGCCAGGGCCTGGGCGCGGGCGTCGGCCAGCTGTCGTTCGCGCTCGCGGGTCACCCGCACGGCGATCATCATCAGATACAGCGCGCCCAGTAGGGCGAACATCCAGGCGCCGATCATGAACTCGCTGGCGGCGCGCGCGGCCACAACCCGCCAGGTCGGATGGGCCCCATCCAGCACCGCCCGCAGGCGTCCGCCGATCAGCAGGTCCGACACGGCGAGCACCAGGCCCAGCCCCACCACGGCCGGCGCCAGGGCCGCGAAGCGCACGGGCTGGTCGGCCTCCAGCGTGCGGCGGGCGCGGATATAGATCACCCCCGAGAGCAGCGCCCCCAAGGCCATGAATAGCAAATGGCTGGCCAGGACGCCCGGCGGCGGCGCCTTGCCGCTGGCCAGGTACGGCAAGCCAAACAGCAGCGTGTCCAGCCCCCATACGCCCAGCGTAAGGGGCAGCGCCTGCCTGAAAAGGTCCGACTTCAGCCCGACGTCGACGTCTTTCATGAACGCAGTCTAGCCGAAGCGCGGCCGCGCGCAGCCCCCGCCCGACGCGCCGTCGTCCCGTTTCGTCGCTTCGCCGCCGCTTCGCGCTTGCTGGTCGCACGACCGCTGACGGCGCGAACCGGGCGGGCGATGAGAATGAAGTCCTTCCGGACGTTGGCGCGCTGCCCTCATGCGCGCCCTACCGCTTCCAAGCCAATTTTGGAGATGGGCGTGCGGAAGGACGCTCCTCACTCGCGCGTCGCGACCCCATCTGCGACCGCAATCCTTGGCGCGGCCAAGGAAAAAGGGCGCGCCGGGGAGGCGCGCCCTTCTTTTTGGTCCATCAGCCTCGGCCGCGGTACGGGGCCACGCCCTGGTCGGGGACCCACAGGCCTTCCGGCGCCGGTCCGGTCTGCCAGAAGACGTCGATCGGGATGCCGCCGCGCGGATACCAGTAGCCGCCAATGCGCAGCCAGCGGGGAGCCGCGATTTCGACGATCTTGCGGGCGACCTTGACGGTGCAGTCCTCGTGGAACGAGCCGTGGTTGCGGAAGCTGGTCAGATACAGCTTCAGCGACTTGCTCTCGATCAGCCAGTCGCCCGGCGCGTAGTCGATCACCAGATGAGCGAAGTCGGGTTGCCCCGTCACGGGGCACAAGGACGTGAACTCCGGCGCGACGAAGCGGGCCAGATAGAGCACGTCGCTCTGTGGATTGGGCACGCGCTCGAGGACGGCGGCCTCGGGGGTCTCCGGGGCGTCGACGACGCGGCCCAGCTGGGTGACGTTCAGATCGGTCATCGCCGCGATTTAGGCCTCCCCGCTCCGCGAGACAAGAAGGGGCCCGCGAGACAAGCCGCGCACGCCTCGCTACAACATCGCGAACAGTTGTTCGGGAGAGCGGCGATGCGGGACTTCGACGGTTACACGGTGGTGGTCACGGGGGCCTCGACGGGCTTGGGCCGCGCGATCGCGGTCGAGGTGGCCCGGCGCGGCGCGGCTCTGGTGGTCGTCAACTACGCCAGCAGCGCCCAGGAAGCCGAGGAGACCGCTCGTCTCGTCGAGGCCGAGGGCGCCAAGGCCGCGCTGGTCCAGGGCGATGTCGCCATCGACGAAGACTGCAAGAAGATCGTCGCGGCCGCCGCGAGCACGGGCCGGATCGACGCCCTGTTCAACAACGCCGGCGTCACCAAGTTCGCCCCGAACCACGCCGACCTCGACGCGGTGAACGCCGACGACTTCCTGCGGCTCTATTCGGTCAATGTGGTCGGCGCCTTCCAGATGGTCCGCGCGGCCCGCGCGCTGCTGGAGGCCGCGCCGCAGCCAGGGGCCGTGGTCAACACCGCCTCGATCGCGGGCGTTGTCGGCAATGGCTCGTCCGTGCCCTATGCCGCCTCCAAGGGCGCGATGACCACCATGACCCTGTCCCTGGCCAGGGCGCTGGGTCCGAACATCCGCGTGAACGCCATATGCCCGGGCTTCATCGACACGCCTTGGTTCAGCAAGGTGATGGACGATGAACGCACCGAGCGCCTGCGAGCCGCCTCGAAGGCCGCCACGCCGCTGAAAGTCGCCTCGACGGCCGAGGACGTCGCCGCTTCGGCGGTGTTCTTCGCCTCGCCGGCCTCGCGCCACGTCACCGGCGAGACCTTGCTGATCGACGGGGGCCTGCACTTGGGCGGGGCGAGTCTGCGGCTGCGCTAGCCCCGCCACAGCCAAGCTGAATTCGACTTTCCGGCGCCTGTGGCCGAACTGCGTGCGTTCTGAAGCAAAATCGTCACACTACGCCCAAATCTTGGGCGGTAGGCGCCCTTCTCGCTGGCGTTCGGATTCCCTTGATTGCAACTAGAAGCGCGCCCTCGACTAATCGACCGGGGACGCAACGCGCTTGCAGGCGCCGTCGGGGCTCGGGAACCAACCCGGGAGACGACACAGAAAAGGGGATAGAATTTATGAAAGCCATGAAGATCGCGCTGGCCGCCGCCGCCGCCACGGTCGCCCTGAGCGGCGCCGCGATGGCCGAGGAGCTGAAGCTCTCGTACAACGTCGGCGTCACCAGCGACTACGTGTTCCGCGGCGTGAGCCAGACCCAGGAAGATCCGGCCATCCAGGGCGGCGTCGACGCCACCTACGGCATCGGCTACGCGGGCGTCTGGGCCTCGAACGTCGACTTCGGCGCCAATGATCCGAGCGCCGAGATCGACCTGTACGCCGGCGTCCGCCCGACCATCGGCGACACCTCGCTGGACCTGGGCGTCCTGTACTATGGCTACAGCAAGGACAAGGGCCTGACCCCGGGTTCGTACAGCTACGTCGAGCTGAAGGCCGCCGCTTCGCGCGCCGTCGGCCCCGCCACCTTCGGCCTGGCCGTGTACTACTCGCCCGAGTTCCCGGGCAAGACCGGCGACGCCGTCTATTATGAAGTCAACGGCGCTGTGCCCGTGATGAAGAAGCTGACGCTGAGCGGCGCCCTGGGCCACCAGGAAATCGACAAGGCCGGAGACTACGCCACCTGGAACCTGGGCCTGACCTACGCCGTCACCGACCGGCTTGGCCTGGATGTCCGCTACTCGGACACCGACGAGCATGGCTACGGCAAGATCTACGGCAGCCGCGTCGCCGTCGGTCTGAAGGCCGCGTTCTAAGTCTTACGACTTGGGTAGACGAGATCAGCCGCTCCGGTTCGCCGGAGCGGCTTTTCTTTTGTCTGTCAGGTCACCGGGGTCTTCGGCGGGCGCATGGCCAGCACGGCCACGAACACTACCGCCGTGACGGCCGCGAACAGCTGGAAGGTCGGGGCGAAGCCGCCCAGACGATCGCGCATGGCCCCGGCGATGAACGGCCCCGCCGCCGACACCGCGCCGACCAGGCAGGTCAGCGAGAAGAGCTCAAGATTGCTCTGGCGTCCGTAGTAGTTCAGCAGCAATACCGTGACGGCCAGGACGGTCAGGCCGAAGCCGACGCCCGTGCCGATGGCGTAGACCAGCATCAGCACCGGCGTGGCCGCGTGGGCCAGGGCCAGCAGGCCGACCACTAGCATCCCTTGCGCCAGGACCAGCAGCCAGCGCGGATCGACACGATCGCCCAGCGCGCCGCCAGCCAGCCGCGCCAAGGTCTGCATCAGCGATTCCAGACTCAACATCTTGGCGGCCAGCGCGCCAGCCGCGACGACCGCGACACTGGCGGCGACGCCCAGTTCGGTCAGGTGGGTCACCGAGACGCTGGCCACGGTCACCCCAACCAGCAAGTGGCTGAAATAGGCGGCGACCAGGATGTAGAACTGCGGTGTGCGCAAGGCTTGCTGGACGGTCCACTCGTGGGCCGTGCGATAGACGCGGGCGTTGGCGGGCGCCTCGCGAGCTTCCTGCTCCACCTCCAGATCGACCTCGTGGGCGGCGCGCGCCAGCCACTTCGAGCCGCCGACCATCACCGCGCAGACCAGACCCACCCCGGCGGCCAGCGCGGCCTGGACGATCCAGTAGTGCCGCCAGTCGTTCCCGCTGCCGCCCATCAGGGTCAGGGCCATCCACGGTCCCGCCGCTCCGCCCAGCGAGCCAAAGGTGAAGTAGATCCCGAAGGGGAGCGCGCGCTTGCGAAACAGCGACGACAGCACGTGGGTGCCGGGGATCAGCGCCGCCATCTGGAAGCCGACGCCGCACGCGGCCGCGCCGGCGTAGTAGCTGAGCAGGCTCTCGGAATTGGCCAGCCCCACGAACCCGCCCGCCAGCACCGCCGCGCCCGCCAGCAGCGTGCCCCGCACGCCGATCTTGCGGATCAGGATAGCCGGCAGCCACGATGAGGCGCCGGTGAAGACGCCCAGCACCGAGAAACCCAGGAACGCCTTCTCGAAGCTCCATTTCAACTCGCCGATCATGGCCGGCAGAACCACGCCCAGCGAGCCGTAGGTCGAGGCGGTGATCAGAAACAGCAGCAGGCTGAAGGCGGCCAGCAGCACCCAGGGGCGGAAGCGGTCTTCGGAAGGCGTGATCACGATCAGAACGTCCGCTTCAGGGTGGCTCGCCATTCCCGGCCCCTGCCGGGCAGGGCGCCGAGGTTGGCGTAGGTGTCGGCGTCGGGAGTGAAATAGAACGTGTCGAACAGGTTATCGACATTGACCGACAGGGTGTAAGGCCCGCGCTGCACGAATGCCGAGGCGTTGACCAGGCTGTAGGCCGGATAATGCACCCCGTTCTGCACCGTGCCCGCCGTGCGGCTGACGTGGCTGACGCCGACCGTCGCCCCCGCCTGGCCCCAGTCGTAGCCCTTGCTGGTGTAGGTTCCATACAGGCTGACCACCGACTTCGGCGTCAGGGTGTAGGCGTAGTCGCCGCTCCGCCCCGGCAAGGACGCGAAGCTCCACACCACGTACGAGCCGCCATAGCCCTGCGCGCCCGTCACCCCGGCGGCGTAGGCCGGGATGTACTGGAACGACGCGTCGGGCCCCTTCACGGTCGTGCGCTGGCTGTTGCCGGCGAAGGTGAAGGACAGGCGCTCGGACGCCAGCCAGCGGACCTCCAACTCGACGCCCTTGGCGCGCGTGCCCTGCACGGCCGGCGGCGCGATGGCGCCGGCGATCTGGGTGCGGTTCTGCCGGTACGCCGCTAGCGAGCCGATCAGCGTCCCGTGCAGCAGCTGGAATTTCACGCCGGCCTCGGTCAGGTCGGAGCCCGAGAGCCACGAGCCGTCGGCCACCAGGTTTGGCGCGACGTCGCCCGCCTGACTCATCTCCAGCGCCGCGGCCTTGGCGTAGCTGATGTACGGCATCAGCCCGATCGGCAGCTTGTAGGTCAGGCTGGCGCTGTAGGTGGCCTTGTCACGGTCGCCCGTCTGAAGTCCGGCCGGAACGAAGCTGAGGATCCCCGTGTCCTGACTCTCGACGCTGTAGTGGTCCCAGCGGCCGCCCAGAACGAGGTTCAGGCGGCCGACATCGATGTCGGAGGTGACGAAGACGCCCGACTGCTTCCACTTGGAGCGGTTGTCGTTCTCCCACTGCACGCCGACCCCGCCGGGCTCGTCGTCGAACGGGCTGTCGATGGTGTCGGTGGCGGTCGCGCCGAAGCTGATGTCGCGGCGGTCCAGGGTGATCAGGCCGCTGTTGTAGCTCTCGCGCCGGCGGCCCTCGAACCAGCGGTGCGAGCCACCGACCAGGGTCCTGGCGTGCACAATCCCGACATCGGTCGGGAAGGCGTAGGTCAGGCGAACCTCGCTGACCTTGGCGTCGACGGCCGAAGGATAGCCGTAAGAGACGAACCGCTTGTTGTCCTGGCGGTCGTGGAACAGCTGCAGCTTGATCGAACGGTCGCCGCCCAGGTCCTTGGCCAGGTCGAAATAGAGGGTCTGGGTGTTGGTCTTCGAGAAGTCGGCCGGGCTGATATAGACCGTGCGCCGATCCAGCTTGGTCACGCCGACGCCGGTGTCCAGGGTGTGGACCGCGTCCGTGCTGGGAAAGCCGTAATAGGCCAGGTAGAGGGCGCTGGCGTAGGGGTACGATCCGATCTCGTTGGGCGTGAGCTTGCCGTTGCCGTCCAGGTCCCGCAGCGTCGTGTCGCGGCCCGTGACATAGGTGCGATTGTCGATCAGATCCTGGGTCAGGCGGTTCCAGCCCGGCGTCTGCACGTCGCCGTCCGAATGGAACGCCATGCCGCCGAAGGCCGTGCTCCAGCCGTTCCCCAGGTCGAAGTCGGACGAGATCTCCAGCGTCTGGTGACGCGGATAGATCCCACGATAGTAGCTGTGGCTGTCCTCGGCCTCGCCATAGACCCAGACGCCGCCCTCGGCCTTGCCCAGGCTAACGGGCGCGCCGAACTGGCCGGTGACCAGCTTCTTGTTGTAGCTGCCGAAGGTA encodes:
- a CDS encoding TonB-dependent siderophore receptor, yielding MPLRHVLLSASALAFSTLSGLAAHAETQVADQVDAVVIVARDKAGLLEKRPSDTVFGIDKPLIETPRSASLVSDLTLERYGVLTLDGATKVSPGTHTASFYGVPGALNIRGTLAENYFRGFKRVENRGTYSTPIGGAARIEILRGPPTPVYGAGKVGGLVNFIPKSARDEGRFLAQPEGEVTATFGSYNKKLVTGQFGAPVSLGKAEGGVWVYGEAEDSHSYYRGIYPRHQTLEISSDFDLGNGWSTAFGGMAFHSDGDVQTPGWNRLTQDLIDNRTYVTGRDTTLRDLDGNGKLTPNEIGSYPYASALYLAYYGFPSTDAVHTLDTGVGVTKLDRRTVYISPADFSKTNTQTLYFDLAKDLGGDRSIKLQLFHDRQDNKRFVSYGYPSAVDAKVSEVRLTYAFPTDVGIVHARTLVGGSHRWFEGRRRESYNSGLITLDRRDISFGATATDTIDSPFDDEPGGVGVQWENDNRSKWKQSGVFVTSDIDVGRLNLVLGGRWDHYSVESQDTGILSFVPAGLQTGDRDKATYSASLTYKLPIGLMPYISYAKAAALEMSQAGDVAPNLVADGSWLSGSDLTEAGVKFQLLHGTLIGSLAAYRQNRTQIAGAIAPPAVQGTRAKGVELEVRWLASERLSFTFAGNSQRTTVKGPDASFQYIPAYAAGVTGAQGYGGSYVVWSFASLPGRSGDYAYTLTPKSVVSLYGTYTSKGYDWGQAGATVGVSHVSRTAGTVQNGVHYPAYSLVNASAFVQRGPYTLSVNVDNLFDTFYFTPDADTYANLGALPGRGREWRATLKRTF
- a CDS encoding MFS transporter, whose amino-acid sequence is MASHPEADVLIVITPSEDRFRPWVLLAAFSLLLFLITASTYGSLGVVLPAMIGELKWSFEKAFLGFSVLGVFTGASSWLPAILIRKIGVRGTLLAGAAVLAGGFVGLANSESLLSYYAGAAACGVGFQMAALIPGTHVLSSLFRKRALPFGIYFTFGSLGGAAGPWMALTLMGGSGNDWRHYWIVQAALAAGVGLVCAVMVGGSKWLARAAHEVDLEVEQEAREAPANARVYRTAHEWTVQQALRTPQFYILVAAYFSHLLVGVTVASVSVTHLTELGVAASVAVVAAGALAAKMLSLESLMQTLARLAGGALGDRVDPRWLLVLAQGMLVVGLLALAHAATPVLMLVYAIGTGVGFGLTVLAVTVLLLNYYGRQSNLELFSLTCLVGAVSAAGPFIAGAMRDRLGGFAPTFQLFAAVTAVVFVAVLAMRPPKTPVT